A stretch of Blautia liquoris DNA encodes these proteins:
- a CDS encoding alpha/beta hydrolase: MLEQYKLLLSETPYLKHATIYCDPKIRQTACILYFHGGGLLYGSRDDLPQPHLQILTKAGYTIIAFDYPLAPAARISMILEDVIDSVNDYIKRPQAYTKERLPYFLWGRSAGAYLCLIAASGNRLLNPPNGIISYYGYGFVSDGWFDSPTSYYCSFPPVDKSCLKSLPSEIHGSGSLDTHYSAYVYARQTGLWRSLFYQGREKDFFLQYSLRAYQQLPCPLFCAHSTSDPDVPYAEFLELCKKYQPKRFVVSGIIHDFDRQPDHPDTVRLLESTLCFIKKRL; the protein is encoded by the coding sequence ATGCTGGAACAATATAAGCTTTTGTTAAGTGAAACCCCTTATTTAAAACATGCCACCATCTACTGTGATCCAAAAATAAGACAAACTGCCTGTATTCTATATTTTCATGGTGGTGGTCTGTTATATGGCAGCAGAGATGACTTGCCACAGCCTCATCTGCAGATCCTTACAAAAGCTGGATATACCATTATCGCCTTTGATTATCCTCTTGCTCCTGCCGCCAGGATTTCCATGATTCTTGAGGATGTTATCGACTCCGTAAACGATTACATAAAGAGGCCACAGGCATATACGAAAGAAAGGCTCCCCTATTTTCTATGGGGGCGTTCTGCCGGAGCTTATCTGTGCCTCATAGCTGCATCTGGAAACAGACTACTGAACCCGCCAAATGGGATTATCTCCTATTATGGGTATGGTTTTGTAAGTGACGGCTGGTTTGACAGTCCCACATCATATTACTGCTCATTCCCGCCTGTCGATAAATCCTGTCTCAAATCCCTGCCATCCGAAATACATGGATCAGGCAGTCTGGATACTCATTACAGTGCTTATGTATATGCTCGGCAAACGGGACTATGGCGATCCCTTTTTTATCAAGGCAGAGAAAAAGATTTCTTTCTGCAGTATTCTTTAAGAGCATATCAGCAGCTGCCTTGCCCGTTATTTTGTGCTCATAGTACCAGTGATCCAGATGTGCCTTATGCAGAATTCCTTGAGCTGTGTAAAAAGTATCAGCCGAAACGTTTTGTAGTATCAGGAATAATCCATGATTTTGACCGTCAACCAGATCATCCTGATACCGTGCGGCTTTTGGAATCAACCCTTTGTTTCATCAAAAAAAGGCTTTAA
- the allE gene encoding (S)-ureidoglycine aminohydrolase: MSYLNGQTGYREDLLDTRSIVKKENYVLIEPDGIVKNAIPGYENCDVTILGSPELGASFADYLITVNKGGMNSGFGGAGLESFLYVLEGEVTVKNADKEAVLTGGGYIYSSAGNLVSFVNTGNEPAKIFGYKRRYEEIEGFCAHTVVGNAKDLPWVPYEGMENCYVKDFLPAAGDFGFDMNFHILKFHPGASHGYIETHVQEHGALILTGKAMYRLDQDWVPVKKGDYIFMDAYCPQACYGVGKDEDLTYLYSKDCNRDVKL; encoded by the coding sequence ATGAGTTATTTAAATGGACAAACAGGTTACAGAGAAGATTTACTGGATACACGTTCTATCGTAAAAAAGGAAAATTATGTTTTGATTGAGCCTGATGGAATTGTCAAAAATGCTATTCCCGGATACGAGAATTGTGATGTAACAATTCTCGGTTCACCGGAACTGGGTGCTTCTTTTGCAGATTATTTGATTACCGTAAATAAAGGCGGTATGAATTCTGGTTTTGGCGGAGCGGGTCTGGAATCTTTTCTCTATGTTTTGGAAGGAGAAGTTACTGTCAAAAATGCGGATAAGGAGGCAGTACTGACAGGTGGAGGATATATTTATTCTTCTGCGGGCAATCTGGTATCTTTTGTGAACACTGGTAATGAACCTGCTAAGATTTTCGGATATAAGCGCAGGTATGAGGAGATAGAAGGGTTCTGCGCTCATACGGTTGTTGGAAATGCCAAAGACCTTCCATGGGTTCCATACGAAGGAATGGAAAATTGTTATGTGAAAGATTTTCTTCCGGCAGCCGGAGATTTTGGATTCGATATGAATTTCCATATTCTAAAATTCCATCCGGGTGCATCGCACGGATATATTGAGACCCACGTACAGGAGCATGGAGCCCTGATTCTGACTGGCAAAGCTATGTACAGATTAGATCAGGACTGGGTTCCGGTAAAGAAAGGAGATTACATCTTTATGGATGCGTATTGTCCTCAGGCTTGTTACGGTGTGGGTAAAGATGAGGATCTGACCTATCTCTATTCCAAAGATTGTAACAGAGATGTTAAATTATAA